A segment of the Nitrosopumilus sp. genome:
GCAAAATCAGCCTCAAAAATGGAAAATCATCACACATGGCAACGGTGCTAACCTTTGTCGGGAGATTATCATGACGGCATTACAGGTATTGCACAGAGACGATCTCAAACTGGGTGGGTTTGCAGGATTACTTGAACATCGTCTGGTAATTGATCCCAAAGTTTTTGGCAATAATGATTTTGGTGCTTGGTCTGGAATTGGAAACTTTGTCTATTTGGCTGATGCAAAGTTTGTTCCAAACGGCGAGACTCATTTACATCATCACAGGGAAATCGATGTAATTTCAGTTGTCGTTGACGGAAGAATTTCTCACAAGGGAACGTTGCAACAGGGAAAGACAATCGAGTCCAATCAGGTACAGGTTCAGCGTGCAGGTGGTGAAGGATTTGCACACAACGAGGTGAATCCAGATGACAAAGAAAACAGGATGATCCAAATTTGGGTGACTCCTGAAAAATCAGGAGAGGCTGCAGGATACAAATCATATTCCTTGCAGCAAGGAAAAATCACCCGCGTCTATGGTGGAGATAATAATCAAGAAGAGACGTTTGCCAGTAAGACAACACTTGATGTGGGACTAGTTGATGCAAACCAGACCGTATCCCTTGATGGCGAGTTTATTGCGTATGTTACACGCGGAAACGGAACGCTAGACGGACAAAGCGTTACCGACGGTGATTTGATTCGCGGACATGACATGAGATTTCAAGCTAAAACTGATTCTCAAATTATCATTGTGAGGAAAATTTGGGAGTAAGAAGATTATGGTGAACGAAATAAAAAATTCACAGCAGTTTGAACAACAGGTTCTAAACTCTGCCAACCCCGTCTTTGTTGACTTTTGGGCAGAGTGCTGCGGTCCATGCAGGTCCGTATCTCCAGTTGTCGAGGAGCTCTCAACAGAATACGACGGTAAGGTGGATTTTGTCAAGATCAATGTTGATGAAAACGGCGAGCTTGCGCAAAAATACAGCGTGTTTAGCATTCCCACCATTACCATCTTCAAAAATGGAGAGGTAGTATCACAAAAAGTGGGAGCTTCTACAAAAGAATCCTTCAAAACCATGATCGACAGTGCGTTGAGCTAGTCATGGTTTTTCTTTTTTTCCTTAACTTTGAATCAGTAATCGCAAACCAAGACATCCGTATCTCAATCCTGGACTCTCAAAAGATGGGACAGGAGGTGAAATAGAATATGGCGTTATACGGAATTTACGGAAGACATGAAATTGATACGTGCCCTTGGAACAACATTGAGAATGCAAAGCGTGTTGTTGACATAGCTGGCAGTGACCTGTCTCAAATGTTGCCAAAGTACAAGATAAGCAAGATGGTGGGTCAATACCATTCAGGACTGGAGCATACGTTCCTTTGGATATTGGATGCAGAAGATCCACATCTGATAGAACAATTTGCAGTGGATTCGGGAACTGCAAGCTTTAATGAAATCAAAATAGTTCCTCTTACAACATTCCAAGGTGTTGCAGAAGGAGCCAAGAAAATACACGGATTGTAGGGAATTACTGACCTCGATCTTTTCTTTCTCTTCCCCCCTGTTACCTTGTATCTGATGAATTATTTTCAATGAAATGTGATTCAATGTTGCCGCAACTGTTCTGATAGTGTATCACTATTCCGTGCTCAAGCCTTGTAGTCTTTATGTACTTCATGACGCATCATCCAATTTTTCTAACTTTACAAAATGGACGTTCAAAATCTACATCTGCTCCGGATCTCTGTTCCAGTTAGTTCCAATTGATTTGGTCTCTCTTGCTAGTCCCTCAACAAAGTCATTTTCTTTTTTTGTAAACATGATGCAACTAGAAATTATTCTATAAAAGAAATTACTATCAACTTATCTTTAATTCAGAAAAAAATTTGGATTAGGGTACTTGAAAATTAATAAATGTAAATTCAAGTACCCTGAATTTAGTTTCCACTGGGAAAACTGTCGAGTACTTAGAGAGTCTGTTTGCGAATTACTTCATCAAAGGCTTGCAGATATGAAATCTCTGCATGAATCTTTTCTGTTTGCATTGTGTCTGATGTGTTGAATGCTGATGTCGTGTCATTTGGAATTGACATTATCTCAGCTTCGACGCCTTCTAAAATCTCTCCAAACTCGTGAACTAGTGAACCTGCCTGATCTTCTGATACCATGTCAGAAAACCCCAATGCGACTGCAATGAGCACTGCCATGATAACTGTTAGACCGACGGATTTCTTGTTGGATTGTCTAGTCACATCAAAAATTTTGAAATTATTGTATTTAAGAGAAAAGAACAAAAGATTCATGATTACAGGCATGAATTAATGAAAATAGTGTCTCTTTTGTAATAAGAGATTCGTTACTATGCTACGATACGCTTTATATGCAAAAATTTTAAAAAATCACAATGAAAAGTACACAACTTCTAAGCGTTGTTTTTTCACTGATTATGTTTACCGGCGTAACTGCTGGAAATACGGCATTTGCCGAATCAGATGAGATTGATGATATTCTAGAAGACTTTTGTGATATGACCCTTGGTGAACAAGACTACGTTCTATCCAAATATGATCTGGATGACTATGCAGAAAAGCTTGCAGTCATCTGTGAAATTGAGGATGAGAATGAGCGTGAGGATTCACTTGAGGACGTCATTGACGCAATGGACTTTGATACACATGATGACGACGACAGATACGAAACATACGACGACAGATACGAAACTGATGACGACTTTGATCTTGATGACTTGCTTGACGATTACTGCGAGATGACTGACGAAGACAAACGTCAACTGTTTGCAGATCATCCAAGACTTGCACCCTTCAGTGACAGACTCGCAAACTATTGTGACATGTCAGAAGACGAGCAAGATGCAATCGATGAACTAATCGAGGAGCAGTATGGAGACAAAATAAGATCTGAACTAAGAGATTATTCCAAAGAGCATCGCATGGACTACAAAAAAGACATGAGAGAACATCTGGAGAAATACTGTGAGATGTCTGACGAGGACAGAAAGGCCTTTGTCGAAGAAAACGACAAGGCCCAAGACCACGCAGAGAAAATGAACAGATACTGTTCACTGGATGAGGATGACAGAATGGACTTCATTGAAGATCACAAAGACGAGTACAAAGCACACATGAAAGAAAAAATGCACGAAAAAATGGCTGGAAAAAAACACATGGACTATGAGATGCTATGTGAGATGACGGACTCTGAGCGTGCAGAAAAAATTGACGACTCTGAAAATCTTGAACGACTCTCTGACTGGTGCGAAATGACGCCTGAGGAAAGGGAGGACTACAAGAAGGAGCATCATGATAAGGCAAAGTACAAATCACAAAAACATATGAGCGACAAGAAACATCACATGGACTATGAACAATTTTGCGAACTATCTGAAGCAGAACGTGAACTGGAAATTGACGACTCTGAAAATCTTGAACGACTCTCTGACTGGTGCGAAATGACGCCTGAGGAAAGGGAGGACTACAAGAAGGAGCATCATGACGGTGCAATGGACGATAAGAAACATGCCATGAAAATGAAATTGTCTGACAAATCTGACCGAATCAAGGAAATGATCATGATGAAGCGTGACATCTCTGATGAGAGAAGAGAGGAAATCAAGATGAAGTATATTGAAAAGCATGGTGAACTGACTGACGAGAAAAAGTCAGAACTCAAAATGAAGTTTGAGGATCATATGAAGACTGTCAAGCATACAATTTCTAATGAGCACAAATCCGACATTCATGACAGACTAGCTGAGATGAAGGCCTTCAAGGCAGAACTCCGCGAAAAGTCATCTGAACTCACTGACGAGCAAAAGCAGCAACTTAGAGAAAAATTCATTGAAAAGGCAAAAGACATGCGACTAGCATGGATTTCCCCACACACGCAAATGACTGCCGGCGTTGACGCCGCAGAAGTCGAGTGTCGTGAAGGATTTAGCCTCGTAATGAAGACGTCAAACGGCATGGCAATGTGTCTCAAGGCAGATTCTGCACTAAAGATGATTGACAGAGGAATAGTAGTTCCTTCAATCTAATTTTTTTATTTTTGTAAAATGTAACGTTGTTTCTATGGATATTTTTTTGTGCAACTATCAGATGCAGACTTGTATATTCAAAAATCAAAATCGATTTCTTGTTTTGATTTCTAAAAATCTAGAAATATTTTCAAATATGTGGATGTCATTACACTTTGGTTCTCCATGTGTTTTCATCATTTTCCATACATCATGGGTTTTTCGTCTTTTTCGTCTTCAAATTCTCTAATGATCTTTGGATAGTATTGTACTTTCATGATTAGTTTAAAAAAAATAAACTATTAAATACCATCATCATAGTATGTTTAATGAACATACTATAATGAGTGAACACGCACGATTACGGATACATATCGCCCCGCTAGGCTTTGAATCTGATAGAGTGGTTCTACCTGCGATAGATATGAAGGCTGACAAGGTTTGGATACTGACGCATAACGATCCAAAAAAAACCGATGCCCAGTCGTATCTTAATGATATCAAAAGCAGATTAAGAAAAACCAGAATAGAATTTGAAATCATGAGACTAAACAGGTTGGATTTGTCCAGCACGATAAAAGGTGTGAGGACAATAATGAATGAAGGCGAAGAGAACACCTACTATGTCAACGTCTCATCCGGATCCAAGATTCAGGCCGTTGCATGTACGATGGCTTGCATGATGTTCAATCAACAAAATAACCTGATTCCGTATTACGTTCAGCCAAAAGACTATTACGAATATGAGGGGGGGCAGATGTCTACGGGATTGGAAAAAATAATCTACGTGCCAAAATACGAGATTAAAACCCCTGAAGACAGACTGGTGCAATCTTTACAGATAATTAAAACAAATGATAACCGAATCACCAAGAGCAATTTGGCAACAGTGGCAGAAGAGAAGGGAATTATCAAGATTGGGGCCAAAATGGACAATCACAAGCAGGCAAGATTTGCAAGCCTGGAAAAAAACATCATTCAGCCTTTGAAAAACGATTGGGGATTTGTCAAGGAGAACAAAGATGGGCGAACCAGATGGGTCGAGCTTACGCCAGAAGGCGAGCGAATTTTGAAAATTCTGAATTAAAACAAATGTAAAATTAAATTCAGATTTTTAATCATCTTATATTGTTTTTTGTAAACTCGAACAGTTTTCTTTTTTAAAATTATCTGCATGATGACAATTAGTCTCTTGTGAATT
Coding sequences within it:
- the trxA gene encoding thioredoxin, giving the protein MMVNEIKNSQQFEQQVLNSANPVFVDFWAECCGPCRSVSPVVEELSTEYDGKVDFVKINVDENGELAQKYSVFSIPTITIFKNGEVVSQKVGASTKESFKTMIDSALS
- a CDS encoding ABC transporter substrate-binding protein, translating into MKSTQLLSVVFSLIMFTGVTAGNTAFAESDEIDDILEDFCDMTLGEQDYVLSKYDLDDYAEKLAVICEIEDENEREDSLEDVIDAMDFDTHDDDDRYETYDDRYETDDDFDLDDLLDDYCEMTDEDKRQLFADHPRLAPFSDRLANYCDMSEDEQDAIDELIEEQYGDKIRSELRDYSKEHRMDYKKDMREHLEKYCEMSDEDRKAFVEENDKAQDHAEKMNRYCSLDEDDRMDFIEDHKDEYKAHMKEKMHEKMAGKKHMDYEMLCEMTDSERAEKIDDSENLERLSDWCEMTPEEREDYKKEHHDKAKYKSQKHMSDKKHHMDYEQFCELSEAERELEIDDSENLERLSDWCEMTPEEREDYKKEHHDGAMDDKKHAMKMKLSDKSDRIKEMIMMKRDISDERREEIKMKYIEKHGELTDEKKSELKMKFEDHMKTVKHTISNEHKSDIHDRLAEMKAFKAELREKSSELTDEQKQQLREKFIEKAKDMRLAWISPHTQMTAGVDAAEVECREGFSLVMKTSNGMAMCLKADSALKMIDRGIVVPSI
- a CDS encoding pilus assembly protein, yielding MTALQVLHRDDLKLGGFAGLLEHRLVIDPKVFGNNDFGAWSGIGNFVYLADAKFVPNGETHLHHHREIDVISVVVDGRISHKGTLQQGKTIESNQVQVQRAGGEGFAHNEVNPDDKENRMIQIWVTPEKSGEAAGYKSYSLQQGKITRVYGGDNNQEETFASKTTLDVGLVDANQTVSLDGEFIAYVTRGNGTLDGQSVTDGDLIRGHDMRFQAKTDSQIIIVRKIWE